The genomic stretch CGCCGCGAACACGGGGCGGCGCCAGGACCTCGGCGGCTTCGACCCGGACTACGTGGACATCGTGGACTACATCGTGCGGTGCACCCACAAGATCTGGGAGGAGCGCGCGGTCCACCTGATCTACACGCACTACACCCACAACGCCCGGGTGCATACCGCGGACGGCCTCACGACCTACGGCTCGGCGGCAGTCGTCCGCAACACGCTGCGCAGCCAGGCGGCCTTCAGCGCCTCGCGCTCGTTCGCGGACGACGTGATCTGGGGCGGCAACGCGCAGGACGGCTTTTACACCTCGCACCGCCTCTTCACGGTGGGGGTCAACACCGGCCACACCGATTACGGCCCGCCGACCGGGCGGCGTATTGGGCGCTGGATCGTCGCGGACTGCCGGATCAGGGACAACCGCATCTTCGAGGAGTGGCTGGTCAGCGACCACAGCGCCGAGTTGCGCCAGCTCGGCTACGACCCGCTGGAACTGGCCCGCGCAAGTGCGCCCGTGCCGCCCCTCCCCCCAGGCGAGCCCACCGGGGAGGACGGTCAGTACCCGCCCACCGTCCTGCCGCTGCCCGCGCCGACTGAGGCCGAGGCCTTCGTGCGCGCCCTGCTGCACAACCTGTGGAACGCGCGGATGCTGAATCTGGTGCGCGCCCGCTACGCTCCTGGGCACGTCGCGTGGGTGCCGGGCCACCGCCAGCTCTACGGGCACGGGGACTACGAGGGGTTCGTACTGGGGCTGATGGCGCAGTTTTCCGACCTGCGGCTGAGCGTGGACCATGTGTGCGTGCTGGGCGACGCCGAGCGCGGGCACCGGGTCGCCACCCGCTGGACGATGCAGGGCACCCACGACGGCCCCGGGCGGTACGGGCGCCCCACCGGGCGGCGCGTGCGGATTCTCGGCGTCACCCACCACGAGCTTCAGGGCGGACTGATCCGGCAGGAGTGGACCCTGTTCGACGAATTCGCGCTGCTCCGGCAGCTTCACGCCCCGCTGGCGACAGAGCACGAGCCGTTCGCAGCCCAGCTTGCGCCGTCCGCCTCCGAGGAACCGACCCTCCCGTGAGCCGCCGGGGAGAACGCCCGTCCCAACCATGACCACTGCCCAGACCCGGCCCGCCGAGCGCCACCGCCCGCTCTTTCACTTCACGCCCGCGCGCCACTGGCTGAACGACCCCAACGGCCTGCTGCACTTCGGGGGCGAGTACCACCTCTTCTTCCAGCACAATCCCTTCGGCTCGACCCACGGGCACATGAGCTGGGGCCACGCGGTGAGCCGCGACCTGATGGCCTGGGAGGACCTCGGGGTGGCGCTGCCCGAGCGGGAGGGCCGCGCCATCTTCTCGGGGAGTGCGGTTGTGGACTGGCACAATACGAGCGGGCTGGGGCTCCCGGACGTGCCGCCCCTCGTCGCGCTGTACACCGGGCACCGGGAAGGGCACCAGGCGCAGTACCTCGCCTACAGCCGGGACCGCGGGCGGACGTGGCACGACCTCGGGGAAGTGCCCGTGCTCGACCGGGGCAAGTGCGACTTCCGGGACCCCAAGGTGTTCTGGCACAGCGGGACGGAACGCTGGGTGATGGCCGTCGCCCATCCCACCGAGCGCCAGGTGGAGATATTCAGCTCGCCCAGCCTACGCGACTGGACCTCCGAAAGCCTCTTCGGTCCCGCGGGCGACACGAGCGGTCCCTGGGAGGTGCCCGAGCTGTTCCCGCTGATGGACGAGGACGGCCTGGAACGCTGGGTCCTCAAGGTGGACGTGTACCCAGGTCGTCCGGCTGGAGGATCGGGGTGCCAGTACTTCGTCGGGACCTTCGATGGCCGGACCTTCTCACCGACAACCCCCGCCCGCTGGCTGGATCACGGGCCCGACTTCTACGCGGCCCTGTCGTTCTCGGACCTCCCCGGGCGGCGGGTCTGGCTGGGGTGGATGAACAATTGGCGGTACGCTTCCCGGCTGCCGACCGAACCCTGGCGCGGCACAGTGAGCGTTCCCCGGGAGCTGTCCCTCGCGGAGTCGGCGGAGGGTCCCGTGCTGAGGCAACAGCCCGTCGCCGAACTCGACCGGCTGCAGGGAGCGGAGTTTGGCGTGAGGGAACACACCCTCCGGGACGGCGTGCCGCTCATCCTCACGCCTCACGCGCTGCCCGCCCTGGACCTGTCCCTCGACCTGGCGGGACGGGGAGCGCGGCGCCTCGTCCTCCACATTGGGAGCGGCGATCAGGAGGAGGTCGTAATTTCGTGTGACCTCGGGGGCAGGCGCCTCGTCCTACGGCGCACAACCGCGCCCTCGGTCGGCGCCCCGGAGGGTTTCGACGGGGAGTACGAGGCACCGCTCACCGCCGCGGATCACCTCCTCTCGCTGCGGATTCTCGTGGACCGCTCGTCGGTGGAGGTCTTTGCCCAGGACGGGCGCGTGGTGATGACGGCCCTGGCCTTTCCAGAGGAGGCGGGCTGGACCGTCCGGGCCGCGGCCCAGGGAGGAGATGCGGAGGTGCTGCGGTCCAGCGTCTATGCGCTGAGGCGGGCGGCACCTCCCAGACCGGGCTCAGGAGACCCATGAACAGGACCTATGACTGCATCGTGCTGGGCGCCGGGGGGGCCGGGACGAGCGCCGCCTATCACCTCGCCCGGCGGGGGCGGCGGGTGCTGCTGCTCGACCAGTTCGCCGTGGGGCACGACCGGGGATCGAGCCACGGCCACTCGCGCATCTTCCGCCTCGCCTACGACCAGCCCGACTACGTGCAGTTGGCCCAGCGTGCCCTCGACCTGTGGCGTGAGGTGGAGCAGGTTTCCGGGCAGACCCTGCTGACCGTCACGGGCGGCCTCGACCTGGGCCCGCACGAGTTGCCGAGCCTCCGGGCGGTGGAACAGAGCCTGCGACAGGCGGGCGTGGCGGTCGAGACGCTGGACGCCGGGGCGCTCATGCGCCGCTTCCCGCAGTGGCGCGTCCCGGACGATTGGGCGGCGGTCTACTCGCCCGACGCGGGCATCGTCAACCCCTCCCACACGGTCGAACTGCTCGCGGCCCTGGCCCGCGCGGAGGGGGCCACCATGCTGGAACACACCCCGGCGCTGGAGCTGGACCTGGGCGACCCGGACGCGCCCGCCGTCCGCACCCCGCGGGGCACCTTCGCCTGCCGCCGCCTGATCGTCGCCGCCGGGGCCTGGCTGCCGGAGCTGGTGCCGGACCTGGCGCGTGGGCTGCGGGTCACGCAGGAGACGACGGCCTTTTTCCGGGCCCAGGACCTCGCCCCGTTCCAGCCGGAACACTTCCCCGTGTTCATCGGGCACGCCCGGGCGGGGGAGGCGGAGGTCTACGGCTTCCCCGCCTTCGGGCTGCCGGGCGTGAAAATCGCCGAACATCTCCGGGGGCCCGTGACGACGGCCCGGACCCGGGACTTCGAGGTGGAAGACCTGACGCTCGCGCGGCTGGGCGCCTATCTGGAACGCCGCCTGCCCGGGGCGGCGGGCCCGGTCATGCAGGCCAAAACCTGCCTCTACACGGTGACACCCACCCAGGATTTCCTGCTCGACACGCACGGCGCGGTCACCCCGGGCGGTTCCCCGTCCGTGCTGCTCGCCTCGCCGTGCAGCGGGCACGGGTTCAAGTTCGTGCCCGTGTTGGGTGAACTGCTGGCCGACTGGGCGGACGGGGTGCCTCACCCGCTGCATTCCGCGCGCTTCCGGGCCCGGCGGGCGATGGCTCACGGTCATCCCACCCCCGCAGAATGAGGCCGGGCGCGGCGCCTGGCCCCGCGTCCAAGCCCCCCGGAGACCCGATGTCCTACTCCATCACGCTGGGCCACCGCCACTACACCTTCCCGGACCTGCGGAGCGTGCTCGCCCGCGCCAGCCCGGTTCGCTCGGGCGACGAGCTGGCGGGGCTGGCCGCCGCGAGCGCCCACGAGCGGGTGGCGGCGCGCTCCGTCCTCGCCGGGCTGCCGCTGCGCCTCTTTCTCGAAGAGCCGCTCATCCCCTACGAGACCGACGAGGTCACCCGGCTGATCGTGGACACCCACGACCCGGCGGCCTTCGCGCCCGTGGCGGGACTGACCGTCGGCGAGTTCCGCGACTGGCTGCTGGGGGAGGAGGCGACCTCTGAGGTCCTGGCCGCCCTCACCCCCGGCCTGACTCCCGAGATGGTCGCCGCCGTGAGCAAGCTGATGCGCAACCAGGACCTGATCCTGGTGGCCCGCAAGTGCCGGGTGGTCACCGCCTTCCGCACCACCCTGGGGCTGCCG from Deinococcus aerius encodes the following:
- a CDS encoding glycoside hydrolase family 32 protein; protein product: MTTAQTRPAERHRPLFHFTPARHWLNDPNGLLHFGGEYHLFFQHNPFGSTHGHMSWGHAVSRDLMAWEDLGVALPEREGRAIFSGSAVVDWHNTSGLGLPDVPPLVALYTGHREGHQAQYLAYSRDRGRTWHDLGEVPVLDRGKCDFRDPKVFWHSGTERWVMAVAHPTERQVEIFSSPSLRDWTSESLFGPAGDTSGPWEVPELFPLMDEDGLERWVLKVDVYPGRPAGGSGCQYFVGTFDGRTFSPTTPARWLDHGPDFYAALSFSDLPGRRVWLGWMNNWRYASRLPTEPWRGTVSVPRELSLAESAEGPVLRQQPVAELDRLQGAEFGVREHTLRDGVPLILTPHALPALDLSLDLAGRGARRLVLHIGSGDQEEVVISCDLGGRRLVLRRTTAPSVGAPEGFDGEYEAPLTAADHLLSLRILVDRSSVEVFAQDGRVVMTALAFPEEAGWTVRAAAQGGDAEVLRSSVYALRRAAPPRPGSGDP
- a CDS encoding nuclear transport factor 2 family protein, giving the protein MTQELRPVFDFADHPDIADFAAAANTGRRQDLGGFDPDYVDIVDYIVRCTHKIWEERAVHLIYTHYTHNARVHTADGLTTYGSAAVVRNTLRSQAAFSASRSFADDVIWGGNAQDGFYTSHRLFTVGVNTGHTDYGPPTGRRIGRWIVADCRIRDNRIFEEWLVSDHSAELRQLGYDPLELARASAPVPPLPPGEPTGEDGQYPPTVLPLPAPTEAEAFVRALLHNLWNARMLNLVRARYAPGHVAWVPGHRQLYGHGDYEGFVLGLMAQFSDLRLSVDHVCVLGDAERGHRVATRWTMQGTHDGPGRYGRPTGRRVRILGVTHHELQGGLIRQEWTLFDEFALLRQLHAPLATEHEPFAAQLAPSASEEPTLP
- the solA gene encoding N-methyl-L-tryptophan oxidase, which gives rise to MNRTYDCIVLGAGGAGTSAAYHLARRGRRVLLLDQFAVGHDRGSSHGHSRIFRLAYDQPDYVQLAQRALDLWREVEQVSGQTLLTVTGGLDLGPHELPSLRAVEQSLRQAGVAVETLDAGALMRRFPQWRVPDDWAAVYSPDAGIVNPSHTVELLAALARAEGATMLEHTPALELDLGDPDAPAVRTPRGTFACRRLIVAAGAWLPELVPDLARGLRVTQETTAFFRAQDLAPFQPEHFPVFIGHARAGEAEVYGFPAFGLPGVKIAEHLRGPVTTARTRDFEVEDLTLARLGAYLERRLPGAAGPVMQAKTCLYTVTPTQDFLLDTHGAVTPGGSPSVLLASPCSGHGFKFVPVLGELLADWADGVPHPLHSARFRARRAMAHGHPTPAE